The nucleotide sequence GCCGATGACGGCGGGGCCAACATGACCTTCAACCCCAGGGAGACCCGGATATGGATGACCGCCACCACGCCTACCGAGCTGGGTGACGTCATCGGCTACATCGAGTTCGATTTCTACTCGGTCAGCCCGCGCAACGCCTTGGGCAACGAGCGCCTGACCAACAGCGCCCTGGGCCGGCTGCGCGTCGCGCGCGTCAACTTCAAGGGTTTCCACATCGGCATGGACTGGACCAGCTTCATGTACCATCCTGCCCGACCCGAGAAGGTGGACCTCGGCTCACCTGCCTTCCGCATCTTTATCCGACAGAACATGCTCCGGTATGGGGGATCCCTCGGGGAGAACGCATCGTACAACGTTGCGCTGGAGACCCCGGAGACGACCATCTTCAACCACATGGGATTCGGAGCCAGCGCCGCTGGCCTCAGGGAGGCCGCAGGGATGGTGGTGCCCGATCAGGACCGGCTGCCTGATGTGATGGGGCAGATCAACTACGAGCTCGACAAGTTCAAATTCAGCGTCATGGGCATCGCGCGAGAGCTCCGCATCAACGCAGGCCCCATGATGGAGAGCACCGCCATCGCCTTCGGCGGCCAGATTGGGATCAGGATCGACACGATCGGCAAGAGCAATTTCCGCTTGCGTGCTGCAGCCGGACCCGGCCTGGGCCGCTACGTTGCCAACAACGCATATGCGGGCGCCTATCTGGCCCCGAACGGGGACCTCAAGCCGATCAACATCTGGGGCTTTACCGCCTCCTACCAGCAGTGGTTGACCGACACCATCCGGCTTAACATCTCGCCCTCCTACTCGGCGGCCCTGAACAACCCAGACGTCGCGGACCCCGCGTTCATGAGCTATGCGGGTATGAACAAGAGCCTGCTCTCGATGCACACCAACATCATCTGGAACGTCACCAAGAAATGGTATGTGGGCATCGAGCATGTCTTCGCCCAGAGGCAGCGGGAAGCTGGCCCGGGCACGGCAGCGGCGGATGCCGAGGGAACCCTACACCGCGTCTTCGGCTCCACCCGCTTCAAGTTCTGACGACTCCAACGCCGACCGCCACAACGGCCCAGGTATTCGATCCGAATATCTGGGCCGTTGTGCCTGAATCGACAAGCAGTCTATGGATGCACTGGTGGCCGAGTTATTCTTCCGCGAGCCCCTAGTGACCTTGTGATTGGTGCTACCAGTACCCGTCCCGAAACTCGGGACCAAGCGAGGCGCCGCTGGCATGGGTGACGCGAGCCCGGACGCCCTGATCGGTTGCATCATCCGCGGGCGGTACCGGATACTCGAGCCCCTGGCGTCCGGTGGCATGGCCCAAGTGTACCGCGCCGAGCAGCGACCCTCGGGACCGATGGTCGCTGTGAAGGTGCACCAGGGCTCCGAACAGTCGCCCGAGCGGGATCCGTCGGTGCAGCGCTTCGTTGCCGAGGCTGCGACGCTTGCGAAGCTGCACGAGCCCCACACCGTCCGCGTGCTCGATTATGGCCAGCACACGCCGGGCCTGTGCTTCATCGTCATGGAGCTGATCGAAGGCCGGACGCTCAGCGAGATCCTGCAGCAAGAGGGAGCGCTCGATGCACAGCGTGCATTGCGGATCGCGATCCAGATCGCGCGCGCGCTACGCGAGGCCCATGCCATCGGGGTGATCCACCGAGATCTGAAGCCCTCCAACATCATCATGACGCAACGTGGCCACGAACGGGACTTCGTGAAGGTCGTGGATTTCGGACTATCCAAGGATCTGAATCAGCCGCTCGACCTGACCGCGACCGGCACGTTTTACGGCGCGCCCCCCTACATATCACCCGAGCAGGTCAGCGGCACCGACCAGGACCAGCGACTCGACATCTATTCGCTCGGAATCATCCTCTACCAGATGTTCAGCGGTCGCGTGCCGTTCGATTATCCCAAAGCGCTCGATACGTTAATGGCGCACATGGAAAAGCCGGTCCCGCCGCTCACGATCCACGGCCAGCCCGCACCTGAGCTGCTCTCGGCCCTCGTCTTGCGTTGCCTTGCCAAGACTCCGGACGGTCGCTGGCCATCCATGCAACACCTGCTGCCTGAGCTGGAAAGGGCACTACAAGACCTGCAACCAGCCCCGGATCCGGCAGACACGGATTCGCAGCAGACTCTGGTGATGACTGCTACCAGGGACGCCGTCCGAGCCGCGGGGCACGCAGCAGCTGACACGCAAGACACCCGAGTCATGACGGCGCTCGAGCAACGCGCCCTGGCAGAGCACCCGGCACCAGCACGGCGCCCGGCACCAGCGCAGCCAGCCGCTCGCGCGAGCTGGAAGTGGCTCGCTCTGTTGGCCGGTTGCGCGCTGCTGTGGGCACTGTGGCGCCTCTTTTCGAGTGGGTAGCTTGAGCCGCGAATCCTCGAGGAAGCCCTCGCCTACCGGCACATGACCGTGGCGCGTCGCGCGAGGCGAGCCGCAGGGACGCGCGGCTCGCGGTGTTCCTCGGGACCGTGCTAGGCTCTTGCTCGCACAGGAGAGCTTGCAGTGATTCCGTTAGAACGACGCAGACCCCGGGCCAGTAGCTCGGTCCAGACCGGCTCGGTCCTATCATCGTTCAGCTTCTTGGCAGCGCTCGCGGGCTGCAGCACCCAGAGCCCGGCGCTGCCACCGCCCGTGACCGGGACGGGGGGACCCGGAAGTGCCGGAGCCGGAGCTTCAGGAATCGGGCTCGGAGGCGCCGGTATGCCCGGCACCGCAGGCCCTGCAGGAGCGATCCCGCAGGCCGGCGTGTCAGGTCAACTGCCTGCACCGGCAGCTGGAATCGGCGGCGGCTTGCCACCTGCAGGCGGAGCGGGAGGCGCTCCAATCGCGGGTATGCCCCCGGCGCCCTGGAACCCGCCTATACCGCCGCCGCCGCCGGAGCCGATCCATTTGATCCCCAAGCCGAACCAGATGACCACGTGCCCGGGCACGTTCTTGCTGGCTCCCGTTTCGCAGGTCCTCGTGGGCGGCGACTTCGCGCAGAGTCAGCCCGTCGCGGACTACCTGGCGTGGGAGTTCCGGCGAACGACAGGCTACATGCTGCCTGTTGCGCCCGCGCCGGGACCGCAGCTGCCGCCGTACTCCGTGCTCGTGACCACCGAGGGGGCCGATCCTACGCTGGGTCCAGAGGGGTATCTGCTCGACGTTTCCGAGCAGCACGTCGTCCTGCGCGCAACCCATCCTCAAGGCTTGTTCTATGCGGTACAGAGTCTGCGCCAGCTGCTGCCTGCTGCTATCGATGCAGCCCAGGTCAGCGTGCTGCCCGCTTGGCCGATCCCGTGCGTTTCCGTGCGCGACAAGCCACGATTCGCCTGGCGCGGTCTGATGCTGGACGTCTCGCGGCATTT is from Pseudomonadota bacterium and encodes:
- a CDS encoding porin — translated: MLALCALSVTANAQTPAQAGHAAPAHSPPAPAATGHAVGPMAAGQAHAPAHHAPVQGAPAAYSAPVAAAAAAPTTGLMATKLELGGFVKADFIYNSASRATFGGGEDLFEFQTLPGAIPTTDADDGGANMTFNPRETRIWMTATTPTELGDVIGYIEFDFYSVSPRNALGNERLTNSALGRLRVARVNFKGFHIGMDWTSFMYHPARPEKVDLGSPAFRIFIRQNMLRYGGSLGENASYNVALETPETTIFNHMGFGASAAGLREAAGMVVPDQDRLPDVMGQINYELDKFKFSVMGIARELRINAGPMMESTAIAFGGQIGIRIDTIGKSNFRLRAAAGPGLGRYVANNAYAGAYLAPNGDLKPINIWGFTASYQQWLTDTIRLNISPSYSAALNNPDVADPAFMSYAGMNKSLLSMHTNIIWNVTKKWYVGIEHVFAQRQREAGPGTAAADAEGTLHRVFGSTRFKF
- a CDS encoding serine/threonine protein kinase; this encodes MGDASPDALIGCIIRGRYRILEPLASGGMAQVYRAEQRPSGPMVAVKVHQGSEQSPERDPSVQRFVAEAATLAKLHEPHTVRVLDYGQHTPGLCFIVMELIEGRTLSEILQQEGALDAQRALRIAIQIARALREAHAIGVIHRDLKPSNIIMTQRGHERDFVKVVDFGLSKDLNQPLDLTATGTFYGAPPYISPEQVSGTDQDQRLDIYSLGIILYQMFSGRVPFDYPKALDTLMAHMEKPVPPLTIHGQPAPELLSALVLRCLAKTPDGRWPSMQHLLPELERALQDLQPAPDPADTDSQQTLVMTATRDAVRAAGHAAADTQDTRVMTALEQRALAEHPAPARRPAPAQPAARASWKWLALLAGCALLWALWRLFSSG